Part of the Campylobacter suis genome, TATAGCGTGGTTTGCTGTGGCGATGTATTCGCTTGCCTTTTGAAGGTCGCTTTTGCCAACTTTTGCTAGTTCAACAGAATCTGACATAGTTGTTTGCATGTTTGAACACTTTTGAGTGGCAAGAGTTACCATTTCGGTTGACTCTTCAACTCGTTTGCCAGTTTGAAGTGAGGTGGAGCTTAACTCATTTGCGATAGAGCTATTTTCTGATGAGAGACTTTTTGCGTTTGCGATAAGAACCCTTACTTTTTCGATAAAATCATTTATGGCGCTACTAGCTTGTGCTATCTCGTCCTTGCCTTTAACCTCAAGTTTTCTTGTAAGATCACCATCTCCGCTTGATAGGTTTTTAGCCCTTGTGATGAGTTCATCTAGTGGTTTGATGATAGAAAATTTTGAATATAACATCGTTAAAATAAGTGCTATTACGGCTATAACGACAGCTAGTATAATAAACATCATCAAATTTTCAGATGCCATTTTTTCTTGATGTTCTTCGGTCTCCTTGATGAGCTCGTTTAGAGAATTTAATGATGTTGCCATAGCTATAACAAAATCCTCGCCAGCTATCTTAATAGCCTGAGATATGCCTAGTCTTTGAGTGTCTTCTCCATTGCTAGTTACGGTATATTCAACAAATTCATCAAGAGTGCTTGTTCTTATGTACTCTTTAACAAATTTTACACCATGTTTGTCGGCTACTTCAAGTCTGTTTTTGCCATTTAGATCTGGCTGTGTTGGGTGCATAACATAGGTGCCGTCTGGTTTCATGATAAAAGCATAGCCTGTTTTATACTTTCCAAAGACTATGTTTTTGACATATTTAAATATGATATCATTAATGGTAACATCCTTGCCTTCACCATCTTCCATATATGTTTTTTGTATTGCACTAATGAAGTCCGTGTAAATTTTCATCTCATTTACTAAAGCAGTTTTTTGCTTATCCATAAGAGAATTATGCAACTCCTCTTTTGAATGGGTGATCATATCGCCCGAAAATTTGTGATTTAAAGCAACAAGGGCTACTAGCAAAACCGTTAGTGATGCTATAACCATCATAGTCACTTTACCTGATATTTTCATCTTTAACTCCTTTGCTTGAAATTTTGTGTTTATTATTATACATCAAAATACTGAAAAAAAACAAATAATATAAAATTTTTTATGATTTTTTAATTTTTTGTTTAAAATCATAGAGATAATTTGAATGTTGGGCAATTTTAGACATCGATATAATTTTGTTTTTAATGGGAAAAATTTAGCTTTTAAAATATTTTAGTTAAAGTGGGTCTTTAAACTGGTTTCAATGTATCTGGATAAAACCTAACCCTTTCCATAGTAGCTTCAAGCACCTTAGCCGTCCTAGCAGGGGCTGAACCTTGAGCTTGTTTAGCTTTTCTAGTTCTTTTTATGTAATCTGCCCAAGTCTTACCATTATTATTAATACTGCTTTTAGCAAACTCATCAATACTCTTTTGGGTTTGTATAGAAGTTGCTATGAGCTTACAGATATTAGCTATGGTTGTTTTGCTTGAGCTTATACTACTTAAAACTGACTTTATGACAATATAAGCTACCTTATCAAGCTCAAAGCCATCCAAGAAAGTATGTACTGCTCTATCTCTAGCACATTTTGGGCTTGTGCTTTTATAGTCTATTAAAGCTGTGTAGTAAGGGCTTACTAGCTCAAATATAACAACTGCACCTACCTTTGTATCACTAAGTTTGCCATTACTCATAGCATCATTATGCTCACGAGTGAATTTCTCTATACCCTCATTAATGCCCTGTTATTCTAATCTTAGTTGGTCATTAAATCTAGTTTGGTCTATGTCCTTGCTCATCATTAACTCCTTTAGTCTATGTTGGTTTAGAAGTAAAAGATGAGTTAAGAAAGCTTTATAAGTGTATTAAAGGTGTTGTATAAGTAATAGCTATAGCCATCTCTAGCAACACTTTAAGTATCTCTTAGTAATACTTTAACCACTTCTTAGGGCTTGCTTCCCACTCTTTTCTCCTAGAGGGGTAGTTAAATCTCCTTTTTTGCCCTATACTTATTAATAATATTATTAATTTGATTAAGTGGCTAAAAATGAGTGACAAAGCAACTGGCTTAAATAATGCTAGAAATAGACTATTATGTTTTAAGCTGGTTACTTTACGGATTGAAGTTGTTAATGTTGATGTTTGTTAAAGGTTGTTTTAAGTATTAGCTTAACTTGTGCTTGAAGTAGGTGAGCTACTTAAAAGCTCCTCGAATTTAAGGGAGTTAAGGTATACTTAAGTTGGGTTAAGTGTAGTTATAGTATAGCAAAATACGGGGCTTTAAACTGGTTGCAGAGGACGGATTTGAACCGCCGACCTTCGGGTTATGAGCCCGACGAGCTACCACTGCTCTACTCTGCGTCATATTAAATTTGAGCTGAAGTGTGGATGGGGTAAGAGGATTCGAACCTCTGAATGACTGGACCAAAACCAGTTGCCTTACCGCTTGGCGATACCCCAACGCTTTAAAAAAGAAATTGAATTATACAGATTTTTTTATCATTTGTCAAGGAAAAACGGCAAAAAAAGTTAAAAATTATAAAATTTCTCGCTGTCCTTTGGCGTTTAAAGTGCTTAAAACACCCATTCTTTCCATTTGCTCAAGTATATTTGCTGAACGGTTATAACCAACACCAAGACGGCGTTGCAGATATGATATAGATGTTTTTTGCTCGCTTAATACTATCTCTTTTGCCTGCTCATAAAGTTCATCAAGCTCGCCTGCGGCAACCCCTTCGCTATTGCCGCCATCGCTACCATTAGTACCATCTGATAAAAATCTCTCATCATAAACGACTTCTTGCTGTGCTTTTAAAAACTCAACTATATTTTCAATCTCTTTTTCGCTAGCAAAAGGAGCATGAAGTCTGATAATACCAGGGCTTCCTGGAGGAGTAAAGAGCATATCACCACGACCAAGCAGGCTTTCTGCACCCATTTGATCAAGTATGACTTTACTATCAATACGCTGACCTACACGGTAACTTACGCGACTTGGTAAATTTGCTTTAATAAGACCAGTTACGACATCTACGCTTGGGCGTTGGGTGGCTACTATAAGGTGTATGCCAGACGCTCTTGCCATCTGTGCAAGGCGACCTATGTAAAGCTCAACATCTTTGCCGCTTGTCATCATAAGATCAGCTAACTCGTCTATGATAACTACGATGTATGGAAACTGCTCGCCGCCCTCTGATTTCATCTTTTCGTTATAGCTTTCTATATTTTTTACTCTTGCGTGACTCATTATGCTATATCGACGCTCCATCTCAGCAACCATGTTTGAAAGTGCCGTTATGGCTTGTTTTGCCTGAGTTATTACAGGAGTTAATAGATGCGGTATGTCGTTATAGATACTAAATTCTAGCATCTTTGGATCTATCATCATAAGGCGTAAAGTTTGCGGAGAATTTCTGTAAAGCAGGCTTAAAAGCATAGCATTTATGCCCACACTTTTTCCAGAGCCAGTAGTTCCTGCTATTAGTAAATGAGGAAGTTTTTTAAGGTCTGTTATAAATGGCGCACCCACTATATCTTTGCCAAGTGCCATTGTAAGAGGGCTAGCGGCATTTTTAAAGATATCGCTTTCTAAAATTTCTTTTAAGTAAATAGTCTCTGTGTTTTTATTTGGAACTTCTATGCCAACAACATCTTTGCCAGGGATAGGTGCTTGTATACGGATAGTTTGAGCTTTTAGTGCCATAGCTAAGTCATCTTGGAGGGTAAGAATTTTGCTTACTTTTACATCTGGTGCTGGCTTAAACTCAAATGTTGTCACTATAGGCCCTGTGTAAGTCCTAACAACATCGCCGTTTATTTTAAATTTCCTTAGCTTATCAAGTAGGTCTGAAATTTTCTGATCGATTTCGTCTTCGTTTACGCTATTTATGCGCTTTGGCGGATCGGCTAGAAATTTTAGTGATGGTAGTTCAAAGTTTTTTGGTTTTTCAACTTTTCCTTGCTCGATTTGAGATAATAGCTTTTTATTTTCGGCAACTTCGTTTAAAATTTCCACATTATTTTTACGGGAATGGCGTGTTATAGCCGGCTTTTCAAGTTCATCAAGCTCATCTTGTATTGCAAGTTCTTTTATGTTTTCTAAAATTTCAGGCTCGCTTGGAGTTTTTTCAGTCTTTGGTTCTTGTTTTTGTGAAGATTGTTTTGCTTTTTCTGGCTTTAGTGCAGGTTCAGGATTTTGTCTTTGTAAAGGTTGTAACTCTTGTGTTGTTTGAGTATCGGCTTGAGTGATAGGAGGTATCTTTATTGTTGCATTTGGATCAACATAGGCTTTTTTTATTAGAGATAAAACACCCTCTTTAAAAACCATACTTATAGACAGGACAAAAAGTCCCATAATAATGATAAAAGTGCCTAGCTTTCCAATAACTTCGTTTAGAGCATCGTTTATAAATTTACCAATAATTCCATCAAAAGGAGCATCAAACAAAAATGCTTCAAGCATTAAAAGTGCTATCCCCAGCAAAAAGCTACCAACTCCAAGCTGTGCTAGATCGATATTAAAGTTTATAAAATTCTTATATAAAAAGTAGGCTAGGGCGATTAGTAAAAATGGATAAATGTATGATAAAAGCCCAAAAAGCGAGAGATTTAGAGTGCCTAAAAACTGACCAAAGCTACCAACAAAGTCAGCCATTGGCAGATATGTACAAAGTGCAAAATAGATTAAAATACAAGTTGATATGATAAAAATAGTTTGTCGTAAAATGGCTAATCCTTTAAAATTTAAAAGCTCTATTATATCAACAGAGCTTTTAAAAACGCCTAAAATGGCTTACATATAATTTAGTAGGCTTAGCTGGTTTATCTTTGAAGTAGCTTGTAGCATCGCTTGATAGCTCATCATCTTTTGGGTTAAATTTAAATAAGCTTGTCCAACATCTGTATCTATGATGTCGCTTTTAACACTTGCGATATTTACGCTCATTATACTTGAGCGCTCGTTTGTGCTAGTAAGTAAATTTGTGTAAGAACCTATCTTTACGGACTCTTTGCTAACATGATCCATAATGTGATCAAGTCTTTTTATTGCACCCTGTATGCCTGTATTTCTTGGGTTGTTACTATCAGCATCTGCGCGCAAATTTCCTTTTTTTACAGCTTGTATCATCTGATCTAAGTCTTTAAAAAGATCTATGCCAGGCTCATCTATTGTTAGAGCGTTGTTTTGCATAAAGTTAAAAACAGAGCCTTCGCCCTGTTTTGTTGCCGCTGTTTGACCTGTGCTATCACCATAAAATTTACCACTTTCATTTGCGTCATACATGGCAATTTCTATCTTTGTTACGGCATTTTGTTTGTCTGTTAAGACGATTTGTCCTTTGTGATTTAAATTTACTTCAGCCATACCTCTTGACTGATCTATGGCTTTCATATATGCATCGTAGTTGGCTTTTCTCTGAGCTTCGGTTATTGATGTGCTTTCTGCGTGGGGAGGCGTTGGTATGCTATCAGTTGCTGCCATACCTATGATATCCATAAGTTGTCTATATGTAAAGTCATCAGTTTGTGTTCTTTGCTCTTTTTGTATGCCGTTTGGCTCAGCATGATAGACAGCTAAATTTCTTGTAGTACCACCAAAAATGGCATTGCCATTAACATCAGTTCCTTTGATGCTAAATGAAACCGGAGATGAAGGATCTTTTGTGCCTAGCTTAACTTCGATTTGGTACTTTGTTCCAGCCCTTGACTTTACTTCAAGTCCTATCACTTGACCGTCTATGTTATATTTATCTTCGCTTCCAGCATAAAGCTGTTTTGTGTTAACCACTTCACTAAGGCGTGTAGCATCTGTTGCATACTCTCCTGTGGTTCGGTTTAGCTGTGTAATATTTGCGGTTAGTTTGTTATCCTTGCGCTCAAGCTTTACTTTATCAAAGTCAAAGCTATTTACTGTTTCGTCGCCACTATCTTTATAGTTGTTTTTGGTAAAATCTGTTATATAAATTTTACCAGCTTTTGCTGCAGTTTCTAGGTCAGCTAGTGTTGTTACTGATGCTGCAGATGTGTGTCCTGGGGCAGATAGTGCCGCTAAGCCTTCTTTATTATCTGCTTGCTCTGTTGCTGCTACAAGGTGAAAATTTAGGACTTGACTGCCCTTAGTAAGGTCTTTTATCTCTATTTGTCCGCTATTGTTTAAACTTACATCAACGACCTTTGATTTGTCTGTGTTGCCAAACTCTATACCTATCTTATCAAGGACTGAACGCATACTGGCATCATGAGTCATATTAAATTTACTCGTAAAGCTAGTTCCGTCGGGTTTTACTCCTTGCATATAAAAGAAAGTGTCTGGGAATTTTACTTTTGTGCTATCTAAAAAGTCAAAGTCATGCTCTATGCTGCCCTTGTAGTTTTTAAGACCGTCGTTATTAGCCGAGGCTATACTATCTTTTGCGTAGTTTAAGCCTATTAAATTTCTTAGTTTGCTCTCTTCGGTAATGTATTTTTTCTCGCCGTCTATATCTGGACTTGTTTTATCGGTCAGTAAGACATTTGTTGTTAGTATTTTGTTATAGTCATTGTCTCTGCCTTGAAAAATATCAAAACCATTTATATTGTAAGGTATCTCAATACCGCTTCCGCCGACTGTTTTCATTGACTCAGCATTGCCATTATATGTCCCGTCAGCACTTATAGGTTTTGTATCGACTGCCGAACCAGAGAATAAAAACTGACCATTTACAGATGAGTTGGCGATATTCATAAGATGGTTTTTAATGCCTTGAAGGTCATTTGCTAGAGCCTCAAGAGATGTTACACTGTGAACATCGCTGGCTGCACGGATAAGCTTTGTTTTAAAGTTATCAAGCTGTTTGCTAAACTCAAGCATTTGCTTATCGCTATTTTTTGAGAAATTTTGAGACTTTGAGGTTGCCTCTTTTATCTGCTCAAGTGTAGTAATCTCATAATCAAGCCTCATGCCATCATTATAAATAGCCGCACTTTCGTAAGAATTTTGTATCTTTGTTCCGCTTGAAATTTGTAGGTTGTATTTATTAACATTTGCCATACCTTGCTGATAGTTGCGCATAGTTTGGGCGTATTGAAGTTGATTTGTTATTCTCATTTTTATATCCTAAATTTTTATTGCATAAAAGCAAATTTCATTCCTTTAGCCCTATATCGGTAAAAAATCAAAAAAATTTATACTATAATCACAAAAAAAGGAGAAAAAATGAAAATTTTATTTTCGCCAAGTGAAGCTAAAAGCACCCAAAGTGGTGATGTGTCGGTAAAAAAAGAAAATTTTATATTTCCTGAGCTTTATGAAAAACGATCTTTTGTTTTAAATATTTATGATGATTTTGTAAAAAATGCCTCTAAGGATGAGCTTTGTAGGCTTTTTGGACTTAAAGAAATTTCACAAGGGCTTCGTGAAAGTATCTTTTCAAAAGGGTGCATAAAGGCTATTTTACGCTATAGCGGTGTGGCTTATGCTCATCTTGGATATGAGAAATTAAGCCAAAAGGCTCGTACATATATAGATGAAAATACCCTGATATTTTCAAATCTCTTTGGTGTTGTACTAGCAAGTGATCTTTTGCCAGAGTATAAACTAAAGCAAGGACAAAAGATAGATGGATTAAATATTGAGAAGTTTTATAAGCAAAATTTCTCATTTGCTGTTGATGAGTTTTTAAAAGATGAAGTGGTTGTTGATTTGAGGGCTGAGTTTTATGAGAAATTTTATGAGCTAAAGCAAGAGTTTTATACATATAAATTTATAAAAAATGGTAAGATAGTAAGCCATTATGCTAAGGCTTATCGGGGTAAAATTTTACGAGAATTAGCAAAAAATGGTGTAAAAAGCAAAAATGAGCTAATGGCTATGAAATTTGATGAAATTTCACTTGTTGATATAAAAAAGATAGGGTATAAAAATGAACTTTTGTTTGAAATTTGCTAAAAATAGGGCAAATTTGCAAAGAAATTTGTAAATTTTGTGAATTTTAGGGGCAAAGCTATTGTTTTTTTTTGAAAAAGAGTGTAAAATAGGCACTGTAACACTTCAAACAAAGGATAGTTCATGAAAAAAGCTGAATTCATTCAAGCTGTTGCCGATAAGGCTGGTCTTTCTAAAAAAGATTCTCTAAAAGCAGTTGATGCTGCTCTTGAGACAATCTCTGCTGCTCTTGTTAAAGGCGATAGCATAAGCTTTATCGGTTTTGGTACATTTAGTACTGCTGACAGAGCTGCTAGAAAAGCTCGCGTTCCTGGAACAAAGAAAGTTATCGATGTACCAGCTAGCAAAGCTGTAAAATTTAAAGTTGGTAAAAAACTTAAAGAAGTTGTAGCTGCTGGTAGCAAAAAAGCTACTAAGAAGAAGTAATTTCTTGCTCGGAAGCCACTTGGCTTCCAGCTTTTTAATCTGCTTTTTATAAAATTTTGATACAATAACAAACTTCAAAAGCCTGAGTGGTGAAACTGGTAGACGCGCCAGACTCAAAATCTGGTAAGGGCAACCTTGTGTCGGTTCGAGTCCGACCTCGGGCACCATACCCTAGATATATAATACACAATATAAACTCTTAGAACTACGTTCACAGGATCCTTTCAAGTTATTTTTACTATCAATATGTCTTAAAAATCGATAATATCGACATAATAATAAGACATATTTTTTGACATAAATTTGAATAGATAGCATTCTTTTTATAACAGGTATAATTATTTCAAAAAGGAGATTAATTATGTTTGATTTTAAAAAGATGAGGAACTGGATAGACAGTCAAAGAAATACAAAAGAAATACCTACAAGGATTAAGATACCAGATTCTCCTAGATGGAGATTAGAAATCTCTCCTAAACAAAAAAAGACTATTAAATTATATACCAATATAGACAATAAGGTTAATTATATATCAATAGGGGAATATCCTATTGATTCGTTTGAGTCTATGTTAAAAGAAACTCAAAGACTTCAAGATACTATCAGAGAGGGCAAGAAGCCTATTCCTAGAAAAATTTTCAAAGATGTATGGAATAATTTTATAGACAACTATGTCAATAAGAATTTAAAGCTCAAAAGTAATACAATTAAAGGATATAAAAATAGAGCTAATAAATATATACTTAATACAAATATAGCCAATAAGGCTATTGGAGATATTACCCTTGATGATTTAAAAAGAAATATATTTAATCCAAATGAAAATAAACCAGCTACCAATTATAAATTATACTCAATACTCTTGAATTGTTTTAAATATGCTAAAAAATATGGACATATTGAAAATAATATATTAGCTAACTTTGATTTCTCTGAGGAGTATGAATTACCTAGTAGAAAAACTAGCAAACATCACCCAAAATTGATAAATGAAAAAGATTTAGCAGAATTCCTAAAAAATATTATGAATTTAGAAATTCTAAATAATAGGAGAAAGATACTTGTTTTATTAACCCTAGAAACTGCTATGCGTAGCATGAATATTTTTGACCTTAGATGGAGAGATATCAATCTAAATGATAAAACTATAACCATAACTAAAAATAGAATGAAAGGAGAATTAAGGACAGAAAAATCAAGACAAGATTTTATTCTTCCTCTATCTGACACTATGACTGAAATATTAAGTATTTTGAAAGATAAAGAGAAAGGCAATGATAAGGTTTTTACCAATGTATCAGATCAGAAAATCAATAATTTACTGAAAAAAATTTCTGGAATAACAAAGCATGGACTAAGAGGAACATTTAAAACCTTTTGTATGAAGAATCTAAAAAATCACAATATACATAATATTTTTATTGAACTCTATATGTATCATCAGCCAGCAAAGAATGAGGTGGAAGCCGCTTATATGGAATTGAGTTATAAAGATAAAGATATACAGAAAGAACTGAGAGTATTAGCTAATTGGTGGGATAAATATCTAATAAGTTTATATGATTTTAAATCTATTTTAATAGGAGAATAAAATGTCAAGAAATAAAAACATCATAAAACAACTAGAAAGTTACAGAAGAGAGGAACAATTAAATAAGATAAAGAAAGCCTGCATAGATAGTCTTTTTCCTAACAATGCAACACAAAAAGAGTGTATTTGCGTATGTGAGAAACAATTTAATATAAAAATATCACATAAGAAAATTAATATCTGATTTTGTGAATATATAGACAAAAAGTTTAAAAAAGTAAAAGAGGGTTGCATATCTTCTTATTTTTATCAATACAAAAATTTAGAAGATGTAGAAAAATGTTTAGAGAAATAGGAGGGTTTAACTCGTAATAGTAAAGATTTTCCAACAAAGGCTACACTTATAAGATGGGTTGAAGAATGGCATAAAAATAAACCGAAAGAGGAAAAACCTATATACAAACAAGGAGATTATAATGGCAATAATATCAAATAGCGATCATATATCAGAAGCTAGCAATGCTGTATTAGCACTAGAAAACAATATAGCCCAAGGCAAAGAGTTGATTATACAAAGTAAAGATATTGTAACTTTAATCAATAATGCTTTATCTAATATGAAATATGAAACTAAAAAGAGTTCTGAAATAATAGATTCAAAAATTCAAGAGATACTTAATGTCAATAATACAATAGACAAAAATATGCAACATCAACTGAAACGAGTAGATAGCTTGATTAAAAAATTACATTCTGGTTTTTTCTTTTTTGGATTTAAAACAATAGCCTTAGTATTTGTTTTGGCTTTATCTTTTTGGGGTTATTCACTCTTAGAAAATAAAAAAATAAAAGAGCTAGAAGAAGAGCTTGCTAATACCCAAAAATTATTAGATGATTTTCGTAGTTTTATTATATATACCTATGGAAATGACAAAAAGGCTAAGAATGCTTATAGCATGTGGAAAGAAAAAAATACCAATAGGTAAAAAAATTTTTGTCAAATGGTGTTATATGAATAATACAATAGCGATTAGTAATATAGTATATAAGAGATTAGCAAGACACATTAGTGTGGGAACACTTCGTTTTTCCCAACTAATAATCTTGCTCTTGCAGAGAGCTGGTTGTGAGATTTATTTTTTACAAAAAATAACTATCTCACTAAAAATTTTTTTACATAAATAAGGAGGCTTATTATGAAAAAAAATAATAAGGATTGTGAGCTAAAAATTAGAATAACTTCTGAGCTAAAACAGAAGTTATATAATCAAAGCTCACAGGTAAATATGACAATGTCTGAGGCAGTAACTTACCTTATTGAAAATGGAGAAATAAGGATTGTAGAGTCTAACAATATTGATCCTATTATAGTATCAAATCTTGCTAGAACTTTTAGTAATATTAACCAAATAGCCAAGGCTGTTAATATAGCTCAAAAACAAGGGAATATAAGTTTGAATGATATACAAAATACCCAAGAAGCTCTTTATAAAAATGAAAGACTACTTGCAGGCATAATCAAATATTTAAAGG contains:
- a CDS encoding YaaA family protein; this translates as MKILFSPSEAKSTQSGDVSVKKENFIFPELYEKRSFVLNIYDDFVKNASKDELCRLFGLKEISQGLRESIFSKGCIKAILRYSGVAYAHLGYEKLSQKARTYIDENTLIFSNLFGVVLASDLLPEYKLKQGQKIDGLNIEKFYKQNFSFAVDEFLKDEVVVDLRAEFYEKFYELKQEFYTYKFIKNGKIVSHYAKAYRGKILRELAKNGVKSKNELMAMKFDEISLVDIKKIGYKNELLFEIC
- a CDS encoding FtsK/SpoIIIE family DNA translocase, which produces MADFVGSFGQFLGTLNLSLFGLLSYIYPFLLIALAYFLYKNFINFNIDLAQLGVGSFLLGIALLMLEAFLFDAPFDGIIGKFINDALNEVIGKLGTFIIIMGLFVLSISMVFKEGVLSLIKKAYVDPNATIKIPPITQADTQTTQELQPLQRQNPEPALKPEKAKQSSQKQEPKTEKTPSEPEILENIKELAIQDELDELEKPAITRHSRKNNVEILNEVAENKKLLSQIEQGKVEKPKNFELPSLKFLADPPKRINSVNEDEIDQKISDLLDKLRKFKINGDVVRTYTGPIVTTFEFKPAPDVKVSKILTLQDDLAMALKAQTIRIQAPIPGKDVVGIEVPNKNTETIYLKEILESDIFKNAASPLTMALGKDIVGAPFITDLKKLPHLLIAGTTGSGKSVGINAMLLSLLYRNSPQTLRLMMIDPKMLEFSIYNDIPHLLTPVITQAKQAITALSNMVAEMERRYSIMSHARVKNIESYNEKMKSEGGEQFPYIVVIIDELADLMMTSGKDVELYIGRLAQMARASGIHLIVATQRPSVDVVTGLIKANLPSRVSYRVGQRIDSKVILDQMGAESLLGRGDMLFTPPGSPGIIRLHAPFASEKEIENIVEFLKAQQEVVYDERFLSDGTNGSDGGNSEGVAAGELDELYEQAKEIVLSEQKTSISYLQRRLGVGYNRSANILEQMERMGVLSTLNAKGQREIL
- a CDS encoding flagellin, with protein sequence MRITNQLQYAQTMRNYQQGMANVNKYNLQISSGTKIQNSYESAAIYNDGMRLDYEITTLEQIKEATSKSQNFSKNSDKQMLEFSKQLDNFKTKLIRAASDVHSVTSLEALANDLQGIKNHLMNIANSSVNGQFLFSGSAVDTKPISADGTYNGNAESMKTVGGSGIEIPYNINGFDIFQGRDNDYNKILTTNVLLTDKTSPDIDGEKKYITEESKLRNLIGLNYAKDSIASANNDGLKNYKGSIEHDFDFLDSTKVKFPDTFFYMQGVKPDGTSFTSKFNMTHDASMRSVLDKIGIEFGNTDKSKVVDVSLNNSGQIEIKDLTKGSQVLNFHLVAATEQADNKEGLAALSAPGHTSAASVTTLADLETAAKAGKIYITDFTKNNYKDSGDETVNSFDFDKVKLERKDNKLTANITQLNRTTGEYATDATRLSEVVNTKQLYAGSEDKYNIDGQVIGLEVKSRAGTKYQIEVKLGTKDPSSPVSFSIKGTDVNGNAIFGGTTRNLAVYHAEPNGIQKEQRTQTDDFTYRQLMDIIGMAATDSIPTPPHAESTSITEAQRKANYDAYMKAIDQSRGMAEVNLNHKGQIVLTDKQNAVTKIEIAMYDANESGKFYGDSTGQTAATKQGEGSVFNFMQNNALTIDEPGIDLFKDLDQMIQAVKKGNLRADADSNNPRNTGIQGAIKRLDHIMDHVSKESVKIGSYTNLLTSTNERSSIMSVNIASVKSDIIDTDVGQAYLNLTQKMMSYQAMLQATSKINQLSLLNYM
- a CDS encoding tyrosine-type recombinase/integrase, producing MFDFKKMRNWIDSQRNTKEIPTRIKIPDSPRWRLEISPKQKKTIKLYTNIDNKVNYISIGEYPIDSFESMLKETQRLQDTIREGKKPIPRKIFKDVWNNFIDNYVNKNLKLKSNTIKGYKNRANKYILNTNIANKAIGDITLDDLKRNIFNPNENKPATNYKLYSILLNCFKYAKKYGHIENNILANFDFSEEYELPSRKTSKHHPKLINEKDLAEFLKNIMNLEILNNRRKILVLLTLETAMRSMNIFDLRWRDINLNDKTITITKNRMKGELRTEKSRQDFILPLSDTMTEILSILKDKEKGNDKVFTNVSDQKINNLLKKISGITKHGLRGTFKTFCMKNLKNHNIHNIFIELYMYHQPAKNEVEAAYMELSYKDKDIQKELRVLANWWDKYLISLYDFKSILIGE
- a CDS encoding HU family DNA-binding protein, which gives rise to MKKAEFIQAVADKAGLSKKDSLKAVDAALETISAALVKGDSISFIGFGTFSTADRAARKARVPGTKKVIDVPASKAVKFKVGKKLKEVVAAGSKKATKKK